A region from the Afifella aestuarii genome encodes:
- the queC gene encoding 7-cyano-7-deazaguanine synthase QueC — protein MNDGDAIVLFSGGQDSTTCLAWALDRFERVETVGFDYRQRHRVELDTRPVVLEALRKRFPQWGPKLAEDHLIDLAVLGQVSETSLTRDVGIEMQENGLPNTFVPGRNLLFMTFAAAIAYRRGAKHIVTGVCETDFSGYPDCRDDTMKALQLALNLGMDTRFVVHTPLMWIDKAETWRLSHRLGGDMLVDLIRAESHTCYQGERTLHDWGRGCGTCPACELRAQGYLRFVADPQSKAGVPNG, from the coding sequence ATGAATGACGGCGACGCGATCGTCCTATTTTCCGGAGGTCAGGATTCCACGACCTGCCTTGCATGGGCGCTCGATCGCTTCGAACGCGTGGAAACTGTCGGCTTTGACTATCGACAGCGTCATCGCGTCGAACTCGATACCCGGCCGGTGGTTCTCGAGGCCCTTCGAAAGCGTTTCCCGCAATGGGGCCCCAAGCTTGCAGAAGATCATCTCATTGATCTCGCCGTACTCGGCCAGGTGAGCGAAACATCGCTCACCAGGGACGTCGGGATCGAAATGCAGGAGAATGGGCTCCCTAACACGTTCGTGCCGGGCCGCAACCTGCTGTTCATGACCTTCGCGGCCGCGATAGCATACCGCCGCGGCGCCAAGCATATCGTCACTGGCGTGTGCGAGACGGATTTTTCCGGTTATCCCGACTGTCGTGATGACACGATGAAGGCGCTGCAACTGGCACTCAACCTCGGTATGGACACCCGCTTCGTGGTCCACACACCCCTGATGTGGATCGACAAGGCCGAGACCTGGCGCTTATCCCACCGTCTGGGTGGGGACATGCTGGTCGATCTCATCCGTGCGGAGAGTCACACTTGCTATCAAGGCGAACGCACTCTTCATGACTGGGGACGCGGATGCGGAACATGTCCGGCCTGCGAGTTGCGCGCTCAAGGTTATCTGCGTTTCGTCGCCGACCCACAATCAAAAGCGGGCGTCCCAAATGGCTGA
- a CDS encoding VUT family protein — translation MAEIDRIRKLEGIAYFLCFVGSIPLSNWLIGNVGTTCIPDGPCLIPVAPGLDAPSGVLTVGLALTLRDLVQRRLGLNWSIVAIVLGALLSASFAPPALVVASTVAFLLSEFADMAVYTPLQRRRFVRAVVASSIVGLVVDSMVFLWLAFGSLEFLAGQVVGKAWMVLAALPILAWLRSRDRRLGILPA, via the coding sequence ATGGCTGAAATAGACCGTATTCGCAAGCTGGAAGGCATCGCCTATTTTTTGTGCTTCGTCGGATCAATCCCCCTCTCGAACTGGCTCATCGGGAATGTAGGGACGACGTGCATCCCCGACGGTCCTTGCTTGATCCCTGTGGCGCCCGGACTTGACGCGCCAAGTGGCGTTTTGACGGTCGGCCTTGCATTGACACTACGTGATCTTGTGCAACGACGGCTTGGGCTCAACTGGTCCATCGTCGCAATTGTCCTTGGTGCATTGCTTTCCGCGAGCTTTGCGCCTCCCGCTCTTGTCGTCGCTTCCACAGTTGCTTTTCTACTGTCCGAGTTCGCGGATATGGCAGTCTATACTCCATTGCAGCGTCGACGTTTTGTCCGCGCGGTCGTTGCAAGCAGCATCGTGGGCCTTGTCGTTGACAGCATGGTGTTTCTCTGGCTCGCTTTCGGTTCGCTGGAGTTTTTGGCCGGACAGGTTGTTGGAAAAGCTTGGATGGTGCTCGCAGCTTTACCCATTCTTGCGTGGCTGCGATCGCGCGATCGCCGACTCGGTATTCTGCCCGCCTAA
- a CDS encoding DEAD/DEAH box helicase, with the protein MNHGGDLQHEPGWVENSIARCIHALASATRAADRLALIRSLIRFRGGRIDLSDLDRPLTLDEFALLSRFGLARTNSNRSLRIIDEEDAHDLNGLGAALKFDPAPRQAYEPASPDGVLLRLTNHSRYRTMTQKAATRALLTQPPGSGLLVSMPTGSGKSLLFQIAANYEREIQSGACSIVITPTIALALDHERTLSGMRGLERSKALTGDTPPADSEAIINDFRRGQVPILLLSPEKALSNSILQYLVEAASPHSVEYGLDARLSHIFIDEAHIVESWGRSFRPDFQRLPALLARLRIANPEIRAVLLSATLPDSARRLLRSGWSLDGAWLEVDARLPRYEHDVVVAHYKWESQRETALDYLVDRAPRPLIIYTTQIADAGALYARLMDADHGYKRAALFTGDTSSQDRRRIVEDWAKDRIDIVVATSAFGLGIDKADVRSVIHACLPEGPARWYQEIGRASRDNGQGFAACLFVEGPAQSDVKQAYSLATSGWLTRELAEQRWAALLKAASNQGYADEYMQMTLDLDAFREGLRPTAGDWNRGWNMNLLTLMQRAGVLRVLSIPTEGDQPEFSWEIEVRDPRALSGVDDNIWAQISDFRDAELAEARADLDTFVAVMRRPDRVCVTRTAFEIIEPRSFTTPCGRCPACRRNNVNPPVHLAAAGLEKRWPDAFPRRGNLPVDVLLVTPLDPDFERGLPSLIKTLTGAGVEQIVVPQDLASQAAEFMVHSGTRLGLVLDEREWLGDNQLANMTSAILMPADLFQAEAMLDRISDMRSKIDAPLLVVARPERVLRGRRLDQTISRYAPYAEDQVLGLAGGEGAGG; encoded by the coding sequence GTGAATCACGGCGGCGACCTGCAGCACGAACCGGGTTGGGTGGAAAACTCAATCGCGCGATGTATCCACGCACTGGCGTCGGCCACGAGAGCGGCCGATCGCCTTGCGCTCATTCGCTCATTGATTCGTTTTAGAGGCGGAAGAATTGACCTGTCTGACCTTGATCGACCGCTCACGCTCGACGAGTTCGCTCTACTCTCGCGCTTTGGTCTCGCACGAACCAATTCGAATCGTTCGCTGCGGATTATCGACGAAGAAGACGCACATGACCTCAATGGTCTTGGCGCCGCCTTGAAGTTTGACCCGGCTCCGCGGCAGGCTTACGAGCCTGCGTCGCCCGATGGCGTCTTGCTGCGGCTGACCAATCATTCCCGCTATCGGACGATGACGCAAAAGGCGGCGACGCGGGCACTGCTAACTCAACCGCCAGGCTCTGGCTTGTTAGTCAGTATGCCAACCGGATCAGGCAAAAGTCTCCTGTTTCAGATCGCCGCCAATTACGAGCGCGAGATTCAATCGGGCGCTTGCTCGATCGTGATAACCCCGACGATCGCACTCGCACTAGACCATGAGCGCACCTTGTCCGGAATGCGGGGTCTCGAGCGCAGCAAAGCGCTGACAGGAGATACGCCACCCGCCGACTCAGAGGCGATCATCAACGACTTCCGGCGTGGACAGGTGCCCATCTTGCTTCTCTCTCCGGAGAAAGCACTTAGCAATTCTATCCTGCAATATCTGGTCGAGGCAGCCAGCCCGCATTCGGTCGAATACGGACTAGACGCGCGCCTCAGTCATATCTTTATCGATGAAGCTCATATCGTCGAGAGTTGGGGGCGCAGTTTTCGTCCCGATTTTCAACGGCTGCCTGCTCTGCTTGCACGACTAAGGATTGCTAACCCTGAAATCCGTGCGGTTCTGCTGTCCGCAACTCTACCGGATAGCGCGCGCAGGCTGTTAAGATCCGGCTGGAGCCTTGATGGAGCCTGGCTCGAAGTTGACGCAAGGCTACCGCGCTATGAGCATGATGTCGTCGTCGCGCATTATAAGTGGGAAAGCCAGCGCGAAACTGCGCTCGACTATCTCGTTGACCGGGCGCCGCGCCCATTGATCATTTATACGACGCAGATTGCTGACGCTGGTGCGCTCTACGCGCGCCTTATGGATGCCGATCACGGCTATAAGCGTGCAGCACTGTTCACGGGAGACACCAGTTCGCAGGACCGCCGCCGCATTGTCGAGGATTGGGCGAAGGACCGGATCGATATCGTCGTTGCCACATCAGCGTTTGGATTGGGCATAGACAAGGCCGATGTCCGCTCTGTGATCCACGCTTGCCTGCCCGAAGGTCCCGCGCGTTGGTATCAGGAGATTGGCCGTGCCTCTCGCGATAATGGCCAAGGATTCGCGGCCTGTCTGTTCGTCGAGGGGCCTGCCCAAAGTGATGTCAAACAGGCTTACAGCCTAGCAACCTCGGGATGGCTGACACGCGAGTTGGCCGAACAGCGCTGGGCGGCGCTGCTGAAGGCCGCATCTAACCAGGGTTATGCCGACGAATATATGCAGATGACTCTCGACCTCGATGCATTTCGCGAAGGATTGCGACCGACCGCTGGCGATTGGAATCGCGGTTGGAACATGAACTTGCTGACTCTGATGCAGAGGGCTGGCGTGCTGCGCGTGTTGTCGATCCCAACTGAAGGCGATCAACCCGAATTCTCCTGGGAAATCGAGGTCAGAGATCCCCGCGCTCTGAGCGGCGTCGACGATAACATATGGGCGCAGATAAGCGATTTCCGCGATGCCGAACTTGCCGAAGCCCGAGCCGACCTCGACACTTTCGTTGCAGTAATGCGCCGTCCAGATCGGGTATGCGTTACGCGCACCGCTTTTGAGATTATCGAACCGCGGTCCTTCACCACCCCTTGCGGTCGTTGTCCCGCCTGCCGCAGGAATAACGTCAATCCGCCCGTTCATCTGGCCGCGGCGGGGTTGGAAAAGCGGTGGCCTGATGCCTTTCCTCGGCGTGGCAATCTTCCCGTAGACGTGTTGCTAGTGACGCCGCTGGATCCCGATTTTGAGCGCGGTCTTCCTAGTCTGATCAAAACGCTGACCGGGGCCGGTGTAGAGCAGATTGTCGTCCCGCAAGACTTGGCGTCACAAGCCGCCGAGTTTATGGTGCATTCTGGAACAAGATTGGGACTCGTGCTCGATGAGCGGGAGTGGTTAGGGGATAATCAATTGGCCAATATGACGTCGGCAATACTTATGCCGGCGGATCTTTTTCAAGCCGAGGCAATGCTCGATCGGATTAGCGACATGCGCAGCAAAATCGACGCGCCCCTACTGGTTGTTGCGCGACCCGAGCGTGTCTTGCGCGGCCGCCGACTCGATCAGACAATATCGCGCTATGCCCCTTATGCTGAGGATCAGGTACTGGGGCTCGCTGGCGGTGAGGGTGCTGGCGGATGA
- a CDS encoding AAA domain-containing protein, with protein MTTRDDILSFLRDPAAFAATAADRDLWTEGLDDFANPSIARTGDRPLRAAQEAAWRGLADQRVGLVLGPPGTGKTHLLSWLITGFGVVRTAHQRPARTLVTAFTKNAVGNVLDAVAKRQALHDQAAPDPIFYGAPPNGGLAAGVQLLGRGDEADLAQEIASGRTVIGATIWSLYRLIASGILPSVDGPTAALFDLVCIDEASQMVLGQGLMALAGMAPGCRVVVSGDDQQLPPVRAMRSTRIDDREMGGSLYAFLKSAQAAEFPLEETFRLNAPLAQFPERKFYPGCYVSAVPNARLALQANWRDGLDLVSRLALDPALPTVVVVHDGPAAATSSPFEANLAAKLTADLAHRIEGPNGVVSPDEFWSEIAAVVSPHRAHNAAIRALLPAALKLDAFVETVDRIQGKERDAVILSYCVADPEFALAEADFIFSPERLNVASTRARTKLVLIISRRLLEAAPAEQETMDKAELLREFVYSCNLVTETVLDGPAGRPIRTQIRARGFNGDPPELDLTPDAESEQVLPEMTPALEGLLAAIHRAAATNTYGTATLSQVRRAMALTAEPFADARLLHLLGNVSLEEREGRFGRYWQAKPFETPRRVYATDIDTVRMRIATVIREARAGKYCFYDRARDRFAWMSERGEDVLLPVIQALQSEGLLTLGAAGGAMTIAMSVAERVAEENASDEPLTPLSDDDFRLLNRLEDIEAARINFGIFDSWTSTVSLARDAQRSAEDTLAALSRLELNGYVMLAEDARVRSRIAEIARELRHVKQRFKTDDAAERPYLVRNLKVELRDRNKPIRNRPLRQVFDEATAAASLSQAQALEGLYHALAGLWGERAALADFQRKGLLEGLEAWRGDGSPSLAIAADTGSGKTEAAVLPLIAGALGDALEGILGVRAVLAYPRIRLATNQAQRLAGYLAASASIPNLPLLTLGLQVSDVPDSFEAMHDRYREAWRSTGLNSFEFPFFACPACGCTLHLRAGDGHQGADALVCTSCDWRYDGWIGSKAQLRDRPPSLFLPTTDSLHQWLHDPRYGALFGDDPRYAPPRALLADEIHLYTHIHGAQVGLALRRLAGRAETSGRDTRPMVAIGMSATISDPAEAWGRLIDRNDVRTIRPDPAELEANPRGREVFYFIQPEVESRGADIAGASTTIQSLMCIGHGMRRRTGIEGGYRGLVFFDSIDKMRRLHGAYTDAEEGKELASLRISDFGDDANGQPQTECCKEPIGCDRFADGECWWFAANDGRQCGAGGTRVPGTPRRVARTPIYSGTSSDAEALVKSSDIVFATSSLEVGYDDPDITLVYQHYAPQNLASFIQRKGRGGRGVDDRPTTAVTLSIYSPRDSWYFRRPAEMISPAGFRIPINPDNYFVRRGQALTTLLDGLARSVARGGDFSPSTAPTREMLVEAGALVETVLGSGIWDEFGVVDAEGFWAAAMAAQPSLRPRYLNELRRGLRWAPDLLFDTINLPALSVQGRNVVGGGSEDIGLALTTIAPGNATRRYNPSTVHWRPPVHGHAPWLTTSDYDQAERQELRADSAALLAELPADARDTLAGLHSDLCRPIVATLEPMGWMAGAHWTAEVGFAPGRYPPIAPLDPHSIPLRHDSNASLRGFLLVTADPTRAREITGANVPGMVDVSAFTGDDIAGAASGLNVARVFWGVDAELRFDRRGVDPVSLSQIFVDPETERPLLHGYQVTTEGLRFTVDRQALDRCVDQITTEFAEGGGQQRWHEAQFLRYLIESRSRAIGIAGYDARLGAHIIAAAAAHPTFAPLLRRLARFWSPAALKTLFQTVRDQLLSQHPLMTAARVERAADILGIEAFHTVLSEAVREVRDPNALRAYLISVILHSLTLRLKLLVTQIGQGDERQLLAHVKLPLQFGADAESNITICEAGAYGDGTIRGVVDNWQSLDALVSSGYLGTCPNADEDRLVHRFWSMPKRHEAWRQADPRDVTALAAIAAELSPEAESLPPVLVRVLFAQEAIEAEPFALYDIAAEIEDVRVRAFGDTDQPVPGWELAAAAVDAAGAGAAPVLHRLFDAYDALDPNAEGSLTPAARLAEQVFRLAAPLCADGCRSCVHQSSDLMSDSLVESSVSRSLLQRFLASVS; from the coding sequence ATGACGACGCGCGATGATATCTTGAGCTTTCTGCGCGATCCCGCAGCATTCGCCGCGACCGCCGCCGACCGCGATCTTTGGACCGAGGGTCTCGATGACTTCGCCAATCCCTCGATCGCTCGGACCGGAGACCGCCCCTTGCGCGCCGCACAAGAAGCGGCATGGCGTGGCCTTGCCGATCAGCGCGTTGGCCTGGTCCTAGGTCCACCGGGTACCGGCAAGACTCACCTCCTCTCTTGGCTCATCACCGGTTTTGGTGTGGTGCGCACGGCGCATCAGCGTCCCGCGCGCACCCTGGTCACGGCCTTCACCAAGAATGCTGTGGGCAATGTGCTAGACGCGGTCGCAAAGCGCCAAGCGCTTCATGACCAAGCAGCGCCTGACCCGATTTTCTATGGCGCACCTCCGAATGGCGGTCTCGCCGCCGGTGTCCAGTTGCTTGGGCGCGGCGACGAGGCCGATCTCGCCCAGGAAATCGCGAGCGGCCGAACCGTAATCGGCGCAACCATCTGGTCGCTCTACCGCCTGATTGCTTCGGGGATACTCCCTTCGGTGGACGGCCCGACCGCGGCCTTATTCGACTTGGTTTGTATCGACGAGGCGTCGCAGATGGTCCTCGGCCAAGGGCTAATGGCACTCGCCGGCATGGCACCGGGTTGCCGCGTCGTCGTCTCGGGCGACGATCAACAGTTGCCGCCGGTCCGCGCCATGCGCTCGACGCGCATCGACGATCGCGAGATGGGCGGATCGCTCTACGCCTTTCTGAAGTCGGCCCAGGCAGCTGAGTTCCCGCTCGAAGAGACCTTCCGGCTTAATGCGCCCTTGGCCCAGTTTCCTGAGCGCAAATTCTATCCCGGTTGCTATGTGTCGGCGGTGCCCAACGCACGGCTCGCGCTTCAGGCCAACTGGCGCGACGGACTTGACCTCGTTTCACGCCTCGCGCTCGATCCCGCCTTGCCGACCGTCGTGGTGGTGCACGACGGACCTGCGGCCGCCACTTCCAGCCCGTTCGAAGCGAACCTTGCCGCCAAGCTGACGGCTGATCTCGCTCACCGCATCGAAGGGCCAAACGGGGTTGTATCGCCAGACGAATTCTGGTCCGAGATCGCCGCGGTGGTGAGTCCTCACCGCGCGCATAACGCAGCCATCCGCGCGCTGTTGCCAGCGGCCCTTAAGCTCGATGCTTTCGTCGAGACAGTCGATCGCATCCAGGGCAAGGAGCGCGACGCGGTCATCCTGTCCTATTGCGTCGCGGATCCAGAATTTGCGCTTGCTGAGGCAGATTTCATCTTCTCGCCCGAACGGCTCAACGTCGCCTCGACCCGCGCCCGCACCAAGCTCGTTTTGATCATCAGCCGTCGCCTCCTCGAAGCCGCGCCGGCCGAGCAGGAGACGATGGACAAGGCCGAGTTGCTGCGCGAGTTCGTCTACTCCTGCAATCTAGTGACCGAGACGGTTCTCGACGGCCCCGCCGGTCGCCCCATTCGTACTCAGATCCGCGCGCGGGGGTTCAACGGCGATCCGCCCGAACTCGATCTAACGCCCGACGCTGAATCGGAGCAAGTCCTCCCGGAGATGACGCCGGCCCTCGAAGGACTGCTCGCGGCCATTCACCGCGCTGCCGCGACCAATACCTACGGTACAGCGACTTTAAGTCAGGTTCGCAGGGCGATGGCGCTTACCGCCGAGCCTTTCGCCGATGCGCGCCTCCTGCATTTGCTCGGCAACGTTTCGCTCGAGGAGCGCGAAGGACGCTTCGGCCGCTACTGGCAGGCCAAGCCGTTTGAAACCCCACGGCGGGTCTATGCGACCGACATCGACACGGTCCGCATGCGGATCGCAACGGTGATTCGCGAAGCACGTGCGGGCAAATACTGCTTTTACGACCGAGCGCGCGATCGTTTTGCCTGGATGTCTGAGCGCGGCGAAGACGTGCTGCTACCTGTCATCCAAGCACTGCAGTCCGAGGGGTTACTGACGCTTGGGGCCGCCGGAGGTGCCATGACGATCGCCATGTCCGTCGCGGAGCGCGTAGCTGAGGAGAACGCCTCCGACGAGCCGCTGACGCCACTTTCCGACGACGATTTTCGACTGCTCAACCGGCTTGAGGATATTGAAGCCGCGCGCATCAACTTCGGCATATTCGATTCTTGGACATCGACGGTATCGCTCGCACGCGACGCGCAGCGCTCGGCCGAGGACACGCTCGCTGCCCTTTCGCGTCTCGAGCTTAACGGCTATGTCATGCTAGCCGAAGATGCACGGGTGCGCAGCCGTATCGCTGAGATCGCGCGCGAACTCCGTCATGTAAAGCAGCGCTTCAAGACCGACGACGCTGCGGAGCGACCCTATTTAGTGCGCAATCTCAAGGTCGAATTGCGTGACCGCAACAAGCCGATCCGCAACCGGCCGCTTCGCCAAGTCTTCGATGAGGCGACTGCAGCGGCCAGCCTATCTCAGGCGCAAGCGCTCGAGGGCCTTTATCACGCACTTGCCGGGCTATGGGGAGAGCGCGCCGCGCTTGCCGATTTTCAGCGCAAGGGCCTGCTCGAGGGCCTCGAGGCTTGGCGCGGGGACGGAAGTCCGAGCCTCGCGATCGCGGCCGACACCGGATCGGGCAAGACCGAAGCCGCCGTGCTACCACTGATCGCCGGCGCGCTGGGCGATGCGCTCGAAGGCATTCTCGGAGTCCGCGCGGTTCTCGCCTATCCGCGTATCCGCCTCGCCACCAATCAGGCGCAGCGTCTTGCCGGGTATCTCGCGGCGTCGGCAAGTATTCCCAACCTGCCCCTTCTGACTCTGGGCCTCCAGGTCTCGGATGTCCCCGACAGTTTCGAAGCGATGCACGACCGCTATCGTGAGGCCTGGCGATCTACCGGTCTCAATAGCTTTGAGTTTCCCTTTTTTGCATGTCCTGCCTGCGGCTGTACCCTGCATCTCCGCGCCGGCGACGGCCATCAGGGCGCCGATGCGCTGGTCTGCACGTCCTGCGACTGGCGCTATGATGGCTGGATCGGCTCCAAGGCTCAGTTGCGCGACCGTCCGCCTTCTCTTTTCCTGCCGACAACTGACAGCCTCCATCAATGGCTGCACGATCCGCGCTACGGCGCGCTCTTTGGCGACGATCCGCGCTACGCGCCGCCTCGCGCGCTGCTTGCCGACGAGATACATCTCTATACCCATATCCACGGGGCCCAAGTCGGCCTTGCGCTGCGCCGCCTCGCCGGCCGCGCCGAGACCAGCGGGCGCGATACCCGACCGATGGTCGCGATCGGCATGAGCGCGACGATTTCGGATCCTGCAGAAGCGTGGGGCCGGCTCATCGATCGGAACGACGTTCGCACGATTCGTCCAGATCCCGCCGAACTCGAGGCGAATCCGCGCGGCCGCGAAGTCTTCTACTTCATCCAGCCCGAGGTGGAGTCGCGCGGGGCTGACATCGCCGGCGCGTCCACCACGATCCAGAGCTTGATGTGCATCGGCCATGGCATGCGGCGCCGGACCGGCATTGAGGGTGGCTATCGCGGTCTCGTCTTCTTCGATTCGATCGACAAGATGCGGCGGCTGCACGGCGCCTATACTGATGCTGAAGAGGGCAAGGAACTCGCGTCCTTGCGCATCTCCGATTTCGGCGACGATGCGAATGGTCAGCCGCAGACCGAATGCTGCAAAGAACCTATTGGCTGCGATCGCTTCGCCGATGGCGAATGCTGGTGGTTCGCCGCCAATGATGGAAGGCAGTGTGGCGCAGGTGGGACACGTGTGCCAGGCACCCCGCGTCGGGTCGCGCGCACGCCAATTTATTCCGGGACTAGCAGCGACGCCGAGGCCCTCGTCAAGAGCTCTGACATCGTTTTCGCCACTTCTTCACTCGAGGTAGGCTATGACGATCCCGACATTACCCTCGTCTATCAACATTATGCGCCGCAAAATCTCGCAAGCTTCATCCAGCGAAAAGGGCGGGGTGGACGCGGGGTCGACGATCGGCCGACAACAGCCGTCACGCTTTCCATCTATTCTCCGCGCGACAGCTGGTACTTCCGGCGGCCGGCGGAGATGATCTCGCCGGCGGGTTTCCGAATTCCGATCAACCCCGACAATTATTTCGTACGTCGTGGCCAAGCGCTCACCACGTTGCTCGACGGCCTCGCACGCAGCGTTGCGCGCGGCGGAGACTTTAGCCCCAGCACCGCGCCGACGCGGGAGATGCTGGTCGAGGCAGGTGCGCTCGTGGAAACAGTGCTCGGAAGCGGCATATGGGATGAGTTCGGCGTCGTCGATGCCGAAGGCTTCTGGGCGGCGGCAATGGCCGCACAGCCAAGCCTGAGACCCCGATATCTAAATGAGCTCCGACGTGGGTTGCGTTGGGCTCCAGACCTCCTTTTCGACACGATCAACCTGCCGGCGCTCTCGGTCCAAGGCCGAAATGTGGTCGGTGGCGGGAGCGAGGACATCGGCCTCGCGCTCACCACCATTGCGCCCGGCAACGCCACCCGCCGATACAATCCGTCGACCGTTCATTGGCGCCCGCCGGTCCATGGTCATGCGCCGTGGCTGACGACCAGCGACTATGATCAGGCCGAACGCCAGGAGCTTCGAGCCGACAGCGCGGCACTGCTCGCCGAACTGCCGGCCGATGCCCGGGATACACTCGCTGGCCTGCACAGCGACCTATGCCGGCCGATCGTTGCCACCCTTGAGCCGATGGGCTGGATGGCCGGCGCTCATTGGACCGCGGAGGTGGGCTTTGCACCCGGCCGCTATCCGCCGATCGCTCCACTCGACCCACACAGTATTCCACTGCGCCACGACAGCAACGCCAGCCTGCGTGGCTTCCTGCTCGTGACAGCCGACCCCACGCGCGCTCGCGAGATTACCGGGGCCAATGTACCCGGCATGGTCGATGTCAGTGCATTCACCGGTGACGACATCGCCGGCGCGGCCTCAGGGCTCAATGTCGCGCGCGTCTTCTGGGGCGTTGACGCGGAACTACGCTTTGATCGCCGCGGCGTCGACCCGGTGAGCCTCTCGCAGATTTTCGTCGATCCCGAAACGGAACGCCCGCTGCTGCATGGCTATCAGGTTACCACCGAGGGTCTACGCTTCACCGTCGACCGCCAAGCACTCGATCGCTGCGTCGACCAGATTACAACCGAATTCGCCGAGGGCGGGGGACAGCAGCGTTGGCACGAGGCGCAGTTTCTCCGCTACCTCATCGAAAGTCGCAGCCGCGCGATCGGGATCGCCGGCTACGACGCCCGACTCGGCGCGCACATCATCGCCGCCGCCGCCGCACATCCAACCTTCGCACCGCTTCTGCGACGGCTTGCCCGGTTTTGGTCGCCAGCCGCGCTCAAGACATTGTTCCAGACGGTGCGGGACCAACTGCTGAGCCAGCATCCGCTGATGACTGCGGCACGAGTAGAGCGTGCTGCCGACATACTCGGCATCGAAGCCTTTCACACCGTTCTTAGCGAAGCGGTCAGGGAAGTGCGCGACCCCAACGCCCTGCGGGCCTACCTCATATCGGTGATCCTCCACAGCCTCACGCTGCGGCTAAAGTTGCTAGTGACGCAGATCGGACAGGGTGACGAGCGGCAGTTGCTCGCCCATGTCAAGCTACCGTTGCAGTTCGGTGCCGACGCGGAAAGCAATATTACCATCTGTGAGGCAGGCGCATACGGCGACGGTACGATACGTGGCGTCGTCGACAACTGGCAGTCACTCGATGCGCTGGTAAGCTCGGGCTATCTTGGCACCTGTCCCAATGCCGACGAAGACCGGCTGGTGCACCGCTTCTGGTCGATGCCAAAGCGTCATGAAGCATGGCGCCAGGCGGATCCGCGGGACGTCACCGCGCTCGCAGCCATCGCCGCTGAACTCTCGCCAGAAGCCGAGAGCCTTCCGCCCGTGCTGGTTCGCGTCCTTTTTGCACAGGAGGCCATCGAAGCCGAGCCGTTCGCGCTCTACGACATCGCTGCAGAGATTGAGGATGTTCGCGTACGCGCTTTCGGCGACACGGATCAGCCAGTGCCTGGATGGGAACTGGCGGCTGCAGCGGTCGATGCCGCTGGCGCGGGCGCCGCGCCGGTACTGCATCGGCTGTTCGACGCCTATGACGCTCTGGATCCCAACGCTGAAGGTTCGCTGACGCCGGCGGCTCGACTCGCTGAACAGGTGTTTCGCTTGGCTGCGCCGCTTTGCGCCGACGGCTGCAGAAGTTGCGTGCACCAATCGAGCGACCTCATGAGCGACAGCCTTGTCGAGTCCAGCGTCAGCCGTTCGCTGCTGCAGCGCTTTCTTGCTAGCGTATCGTGA